A single Candidatus Hydrogenedentota bacterium DNA region contains:
- a CDS encoding OsmC family protein, with protein sequence MAVDMDIEYLGDLRCEATHGPSGQTIATDAPVDNGGKGAAFSPTDLVSAALGACILTIMGIAAKQMGIALEGTRVHVVKDMVADPVRRIGAITATVTLPAGLSVSDEALKRLEQAGATCPVKQSLHPDVRVNFSIVRA encoded by the coding sequence ATGGCCGTAGACATGGACATTGAATATCTGGGCGATTTGCGTTGCGAGGCGACGCACGGACCGTCGGGACAGACGATTGCCACCGATGCGCCGGTGGACAACGGCGGCAAGGGCGCGGCGTTCAGCCCGACGGATTTGGTGTCGGCGGCGCTGGGCGCCTGTATTCTGACGATTATGGGCATCGCGGCGAAACAAATGGGCATCGCCCTCGAGGGCACGCGCGTGCATGTCGTGAAAGACATGGTGGCCGATCCGGTCCGACGCATCGGCGCGATTACGGCGACGGTGACGCTTCCCGCGGGCTTGTCGGTTTCGGACGAGGCCCTGAAACGGCTGGAACAGGCCGGCGCCACGTGCCCCGTGAAGCAAAGCCTGCATCCCGATGTCCGCGTCAATTTTTCGATCGTCCGCGCATGA
- the nagB gene encoding glucosamine-6-phosphate deaminase yields MEVVIRGTAEAAAELTAAIIAREIAANPHLVLGLATGRTMEAVYRILVRKHREEGLDFAGVTTFNLDEYVGVPGDHPASYRHYMNEHLFRHVNIDPARTFLPNGMAADIPTECRQYESRIRNRGGIGLQLLGIGRSGHIGFNEPLSALRSRTREKPLTPKTIEQNSPMFGGPEHMPRWAITMGVGTILDSQQCLLLATGEEKAEIIAKAVEGPITSMISATALQLHPHCTVIVDEAAAAKLEQADYYRWVFENERHWDGLR; encoded by the coding sequence ATGGAAGTCGTCATTCGCGGCACGGCGGAAGCGGCGGCGGAACTGACCGCGGCGATCATCGCGCGGGAAATCGCGGCCAACCCGCATCTGGTGCTTGGACTCGCCACGGGCCGCACCATGGAGGCGGTGTACCGCATCCTGGTGCGAAAACATCGGGAAGAGGGACTCGATTTCGCCGGGGTCACCACCTTCAATCTCGACGAGTACGTCGGCGTGCCGGGCGATCATCCCGCCTCGTATCGTCATTATATGAACGAGCATCTGTTCCGGCACGTGAACATAGATCCGGCGCGCACCTTCCTGCCCAACGGCATGGCCGCCGACATCCCCACCGAATGCCGGCAATACGAGTCGCGCATTCGCAATCGCGGCGGCATCGGCCTCCAGTTGCTCGGCATCGGGCGAAGCGGGCATATCGGATTCAACGAACCGCTGTCCGCCTTGCGATCGCGCACCCGCGAAAAACCGCTCACGCCGAAAACCATCGAGCAGAACAGCCCGATGTTCGGCGGGCCGGAGCACATGCCGCGCTGGGCCATCACGATGGGCGTGGGAACCATTCTCGATTCGCAGCAGTGCCTGTTGCTCGCGACCGGCGAAGAAAAGGCCGAGATCATCGCCAAGGCCGTCGAAGGCCCCATCACGTCCATGATTTCCGCCACGGCCCTCCAACTGCACCCGCATTGCACGGTGATCGTGGACGAAGCCGCCGCCGCGAAACTCGAACAGGCCGATTATTATCGCTGGGTCTTCGAAAACGAGCGGCACTGGGACGGACTGCGATGA